The genomic stretch GTTGAAGCTCTCCAAGTCCTGCTGGGaagtgggatggggatgggataAGGATGAGGATTAGGATGGAATGAGGATGGGATGGAGATTgggatgatgatgatgagcAGGATAGGATGAGGATTGGGATGGGATGAGGAGGGGAATTTCTTGGGTGGAAAAAACtgagaacttttatttttttattttttttttttgtccagccCCAGGTTCCTGCCATATCTTTGTCCAGCTTCTTTGCCTCCTAATTTCCTCCCAtgccccttccagccccaccTGTGCCCCCCCTTACCCTTGTCCAGCACCAGTCTTGGCAGCAACGCAGGTGACCTtggggtgccccccccctcAACCACCCAGTTCTGGCTGAACTTCTGTCCTGGGGTCAGGGGTCACAGTCAGGGGGGTCTGGCTGAATGTCTGTCCTGAGCTCAGGGGCCATGGTCAGGGTGGTCTGGCCCTGGGGATCCCTCCCTGGCACTTCCCTGTGTCTGAGACCACTCTTGTGTCCGGACACCCACTCCCCACCTGAGACCCACCCACCCCCGGGACCCCCTTTTTCCAGGAGCCCTGCCACACCCACACCCCTCCCGCCAGTACCCCTCCGTGTTGGGGACCCCCAGCAGGACCCCCGTGTTACTGGGATTTGCCCATGTCCAAGACCCCCCGGTGTCCGAGACCCCCTGCCTCCATCTAAGGACCCCTCACTTGCTGGGACCCTCTGTACCTCTCCATCGCCAATCGCCATGGGGCTGCGGGTGCTGCCGGGCCCAGGGGTCTCTGGGCGGGACCCCAGTGACGGGGCACGAAGGGGTTGGTGAGAGGGGCTTGGGGTGTCCCTGTGTCCCGTGAGGGGAGAGGCGTGTGAGTGGGTCTTTGCGCTCCAGGCAGTGGGGAGAGTCTGGGGGTGTTGCATGGGGGTCCCTGTGTTCAAAGTAGGGTGTCGTGGGAGGGGGTCGAGGCCTGGTGGGTTTCCCTTTGTCTGAGTGTCCAAGGTGGGGTGCGGGGGGCTCCAGGCGTCCATAGGGGGTCCCTGTGTCCGATGAGGGGGTAGTGGGGGGGACCCCTTGTGTCCGTAGGCTCCTCGTTGTTGTCAGGCTGAGGGGGCAGTGCCAGTGCCCGAATGGCGCATAAATAAGGTCTGGGGAGGTGACCCCCGCGGGGGGGCTGTAACcccttgcctgcctgccctgtcccctcAACTACCACCGAAACTGTGGGGAAACCGAGGCAcaggagggtggtggtggtggggatcCTCAGCGGGCACCGCTTAGCTCAGGGGAACAGcgtgtgggggtgtggggcgTGCCCACCCCTACTGGCCACCCCCGtgggggggcggaggggggaaggggggtgaAAAGGGAGGTGGGGGCAGACGCCTGGATCCCCGGAGTGGAGTCTCAACCCCCCGCaaagacagacacacaccccctcccaaAAAAAGACAGATCGACCCTCCCCAAAGACAGACATGGCCACGGTGTCAAGGTCATTTATTCAgctggggagtggggtgggggtctgGGGAGCCGGTATTGAGGGTCCTCGGGGTGTCCAGGAGGATGTTTGGGGGTCTCAGTCCTCTTTGCCAGGAACCAGTGTTGTCCTCTCAGCTGGTGGGTGCGGGGGGCTcactgcgggggggggggggggggggggggggggagggggaagggaggtgTGTACCATTGGTGACCTTTGACCCCTGCCCCCCAGCGAGGTGTGTATCATTGGTGACCTttgaccccccccccccagctgggcGGGTCGGGCAGCTGGTGTGGGCAGGAAGCGGGGACCCAGGTGTCCTGGCCCTGCCCACACCCCCATTGTCCCCCTGGGGACATGGGTGTCACCCCCTCCTCGCCACAACcagcttccctgcagcccccccaccccccacctgTGGGTCCTGCGCACCCTCCATGTGCCCCGCCATCAGACCCAGGTGGCCCTGGTGGGTGTTGCGATCCCCCCgtgtccctgtgccccccccatGGGTGCCGTGCCCCCTGCGTGGGTCCCAggtgccccccccccatggGACCCATACCCCCCTCCATGGGTGCCATACCACCCCATGTCCCCATACTCCCCATGGGTTCCGTGCCCCCCCCACGCCCCTGGGGTGCTCCTTACCGCTGTGCCCCCCAAAGAGGCCCCGCAGGACCCCCCAGGCCCAGCGCAGCAGGTTCAGCAGACACTGGGCACCCGCACACATCCTGCCTGGAGCCAGGGGTCAGGGTCAGGGTGGGACACACGGGGTGGGCCAACAGGCCCCAGCCCCCTCGTCCCTTCTCCATACCCCGGTGTCCACATGTCCCCCCAGCATGTCCCTATCCCcacatccctgtccctgtgtcTGTCCCCCCCATGGTCTCTTCTGTACCGgcgtccccatccctgtccctgtgcctccctcctcctgtcTCCAGATCCCTGttccccccatgtccccccccgACTCGCATCCCAATACCTCTGTCCCTGCATACTCATCCTTGTCCTCTTCCCacatccctgtccccctccatgtccctgtccccccatGTCCTCTTCTGTCCCTGagcccccatccctgtccctgtgccccccatccctgcatccctgtccctgtgtccccatccctgtccccgtgtccccacaTCCCCATCCTTGTACCCATGTccccctcctgtcccctcatccctgtccccatccccatgtccccatccccgtccccatgtccccactcACCACACGCTCCTGTCAGTGCTGTGGGGCTGCGGAACTGCCCTTAAAtccccagggatgggggggaCGGTGACAGGGACAGTGACAGGTGACAATGTCGTCATGGGGCTGCACGGCCGGTCTGCCCGGTCCCCACCCGGCCCCAGCCCAGCGTGGGTGGTGGTGGCCTGGGAGGCGACACAGGGATGGGGGACACGGGACACGGGGGACACATGGGCTGTAGGGACATGGGTGCCTGtggggcatggggacagggggTTGTGGGGACACAGCGATAAGGGTACAGGGGGATCTGGGGATGGGGGACATGGAGATGTGAGGACAGGGGGATGTGGatgtggggacatggggatgtGAGGACATGCGGATGTGGGGCTAGGGGGACACGGAGCATACGGGATGGGGATGTGGGGACAGGGGGACGAGGGGACATGGAGGACATGGGACAGGGGGATGTGGGACtagggggacatggggacagtgGGGATGTGCGGATGTGGGGACAGGGTGATGTGGGGGCACGAGGACAGTGGGATGTGGATGCGGGGACATGTGGATGTGGAGACGGGGATGTGGGGACGGGGACACAGAGCACATGGGATAGGGATATGGGGACAGCGAAACGAGGGGACACGTGGACGTGGGGCTAGAAGGAATGGGACAGGAGAtgaggggacatggggacagcgGGGCTAGGGCAATGCGCGGACACAGGGGTGTGGGGCTAGTGGGACACGAGCACATGAAATGGGAATGTGGGGACAGTGGGAGGTGGGAACAGGGAGCCCAGAGACAGGGGGATGTGGGGACAAGGCGACGAGAGGACATGGATGGCCATGTGACGGCCGGGGGGGGCACACGGGGCACGCAGCACAGTGCTGCCCCTGGCCCCGCCCCTTGACCTTTGGCCCAGCGCGAGGGCGGGTGAGTCACTTCCGTCCCGCTGCCCCCGCGGGGTGGGCGGGGCCTCGGCGGTGTCTCCGGGCGGGGTAGGCGGGATTGAGGTCACGCGGCGGAAGGGGCGAGGCGTCCAGCGCGCGCGCTCCGGGCGGCCGCAATGGTGAGagcgggaggggggggtgggggtgataCGGGGTCCCCTGACCGCCCCGACCCCCCCCGTGGCCTCTGACCCCCCTGTCTGCCCCCCAGCTGTTCTACTCCTTCTTTAAATCCCTGGTGGGGAAGGACGTGGTGGTGGAGCTGAAGAACGACCTCAGGTGAGGGCCCCCCCGGAACCCCCTCACCCCGTGGGTCGCCCCCAGGGGCTCCTCCAaagaccccccccccccccaggatcCCCCCTGGGGCTCACGGACCCGCCAGGGATTCACTCCATGGACCCCCTATGGATCCCCCCTTTAGactcccctcccacccactcCCCGCCATGAacccccccgggacccccccagccccccccccatgAGCCCCATTTCTCTCTCCAGCATCTGCGGGACTCTGCACTCGGTGGATCAGgtgaggggggcagggggctgtggggcatCTGTGGGGCTGAGTGGGCTCCGTGGGGTAGGgagagggggctggggggcgtCCAGGGGGCTTTTGGATCTGTTGGGCATGGGGCTTTGTGTGGCACCTATGGGGCCGGGGGGGACgactggggggaggggggctctgTGGGATATCTATGGGGTCAGGGGTTCTGTGGGGGCTCTGACGgccccccccttccctgtgCCCTCCCAGTACCTGAATATCAAACTGACAGACATCAGCGTCACTGACCCTGAGAAGTACCCCCACATGGTATGGCCCCCCCAACGCACATGTGGAGGGcagacttgggggggggggggggtcaggggtCCCACCTGGACACGGATGTGGGTCTGATGTGGGTCTTGGGGGTGGCTTACCTGGACTTGAGGGTCCTGGAGGTTTGGATATGGGGGTCTGGGGCATTCTGGGAGGGTCCCATGTGGGTCTGGAGGTGGTGGTGTTCTTGGGGGGTGTGATGTGGGTTCTGGAGGGTCCCTGGGGGTTGGATACAGGTCAGGGGTTCTTGGGGGTGTGATGTGGGTTCTGGAGGGTCCCTGGGGGTTGGATACAGGTCAGGGGTTCTTGGGGGTGTGATGTGGGTTCTGGAGGGTCCCTGGGGGTTGGATACAGGTCTGGGGGGTTCTTGCGGGGTGTGATGTGGGTTCTGGAGGGTCCCTGGGGGTTGGATACAGGTCTGGGGGGTTCTTGCGGGGTGTGATGTGGGTTCTGGAGGGTCCCTGGGGGTTGGATACAGGTCTGGGGGGTTCTTGCGGGGTCTGACACGGGTCCTGGAGGGTCCCTGGGGCTCTGGGAGGGTTGGATGTGGGTCTGGGGCAGTCCCTTGGAGTCGGGGTGGGGGAAGTGTGTCAGATGTGGGTCCAGGCCCCCCATGGGGCATGCTGACGCGGGGCACAGCTGTCGGTGAAGAACTGCTTCATCCGGGGTTCGGTGGTGCGCTACGTCCAGCTGCCAGCTGACGAGGTGGACACGCAGCTGCTACAGGATGCAGCACGCAAGGAGgccctgcagcagaagcagtgacCCATGGAACCCCTGCAGTCACCCACAGCACATATGGGGACCCATGGGACCCCCCCAGTACCCACCAGGGACCCCAACAGGACACCTAGTGACCCACAGGGACCCCAACAGGGACCCATGCTACCCCCCAGGACCCACATGGGACCTGCAGTGACCCACGGGATCCCCCTGGCCCCCGATATCCATGTCTAGGGGACTCAATAAACCCAATGGCCCCTGTGCTGCGCCAGATGCTTGAGTTCCCTTTCaatgggggaaggggggtggggtggcggACGGGActtgggggggctgggaggggttGAGGGGCCCAAACGCCTGGCGCCTTGCCTGTGGGAGCTGAGGTGTTTGCATTTGTGGCTGAGGGTCTCTGGTAGAGCCAAGAACACACTGCGGCCGCTCCCTCAGCTCAGGAGCCAGGCAGCCCAAGCCTTGATGTGCCAGGTTCATCCCTAGAGTCCTTGCCCTTGCTCTGGGTCTGTCCCTGAAGTGAACCGTCTGCATTCTGTGAGGCTGAACAAGAACCAATGAACCATCTGCCTGCATGCAGCATTTAAAAGTCACTGCCAGGAAACAGGGTAATCTGGACCCTGGAAAGCCAGAAGCGTCTGTTCAGTTAGCTCCCATCTTTATGGGACTCAGTCCCAGACAGAAGAAACTTCAAAAGTTAAAAGGGGTGGACTCAAAGGATTTGGGAAAGACATTAGAGGTAGCGTGGACTGTTTTTAATgccagggaaaaggaaaaggagacatGACGCCTCTGAAGGGAAAACCTAAGAGGGGAGATGGATCACTGCTTCCACAAGGGCTCCTGGGGGAACCTACGGTGGCACAGGATGGGGGTACTGAGGAGTGGGAAAAAAGCGGGGGCAGGGGAAAATGACCCACTTCTGTGCAGCCCTGTCTTACCTGCAGAGAGGGGGCACTGGAAAAGGGAATGTACTCAGGCTGGAACCTTGGAACTGGCCCTGCAGCCATCAAGCTGATGAACACAGGACAATGAAACCTGGAAGGGATTGGGGAAATCTACCCTGGTAGAACCCCTGGTTACACAAAGGCTGGGAAACAAGGAGGTAGAATTTCTAGTTGATAGAGGAGTCACTTACTCTGTACTTAATGCTTGTAGAGAAAACCTCAGCCATGAAACTAAGGGAAGTGAGAAAATCAGCCCTTTTTACAGCCGTTAAATTTTAAGCTATGGAAACAATGGGCAACTTTACCAATTTTTATATATGCCTGCATGTCTGATACCCTTGATGGGAAGGGATTTATTGTGTAAATTAGACGTGCAGATAACTTATAATAGAGAGGTGCAACCACTAATACCTGAACCAAAAGCTGTGGAAGCGAGAATTTTTATGTTACAGAACACACAAAAACCAGATTCCTGCAGATGCAGAGGATGCAGTAACACCCTTGGTACAGGCTAGTGGAATCCCAGCTTGGTTTAAATTGGTGAAACCAGCAAAGCTGTTCCAAAATCTGGAACTAAACTGTTAGGACAAAACCAGTAGCCTATTAAAAGTGGGAGGCTTGAAAGGGATTGCAAGAATTAATAACAAACATTTTTGAATTATGGGTTGTAGAGTGCGAATCAGAATATGAACACCCTGATAGTAGCAGTGAAAAAGCAACATGGCAAGGAATATAGATTAGTTCAGGATTTAAGAGCCATGGGTCAGATTGTTCAAGATACCAACCCAAGAGAGGCTAACCCATATATATTGCTGACATTCTTGAAGGAAAAGCATAAATGGTTTATTGTACTTGATCTaaaggatgctttttttctgcataccTGTAGACAAAGGCAGGCAGTAGCCAACTTTGAATGAGAAAGCCCCACCACTGGACACAAAATACAACTTACCTGGATGGTGCTACCTCTAGGGTTCAAAAATAGTCCATCAATATTTGGCAACCAGTTGGCAGAAGAGCTGGAattgtggaaaaaggaaaacccacaAGGAACGATACAGCAATAAGTAGATGACATTTAGTTGGCTGCAGAGACTCTGGGAGAGCATCTGCAGATGACTATAAGGCTGTTAAAATTTCTTAGGACAAGAAGGATCTTGtgtattaaaaagcaaagctcaggtggtaaaaatactgatttatttagATTTTGAGATTTCACGTGGACAACAGAGACGGTGAGCTGACAGAAAATACGTGATCTGCCAAACTCCAGAAGCAAGAACTGAACAAGAGCAGAGGGCATTTTGGGGTGTGGTCGGGTGGTGCAGACTGAATTCTTAACTATGGATTATTGGTAAAACCCCTTTGTGAAACCTCAAAGGGGTCAAAAGAGAACCCTAAATGCCAAGTAGCCTTTAAGGACTTAAAAAAAGGCTCCGATGCCTGCATCTGCATTGGGACTGCTCAGTTTGTCTAAGCCCTCTGAGCTGTTTGTACCTGAATGACAACACCTTGCCCTGGGTTTGAACACTCAAAGACTGGGAACATAGAGAACAGCTGTGGGGTCTTTCTCCAAACAACTGGGCAATGTGAAAAAAGGATGGCCAGGATGTTTGCAGGCTGTAAGCACAACTGTTCTTTTAATCCAAGAagcctgaaaattaaaaataggacAGAGAATCATGGCGCGTGTTCTGCATATGGGGATTTCTGTCTTTAGAGCAAAAGGGAGGGCATTAGCTGTCTCCAAGTCACATGCTTAAATATCAAGTTATCTTGTTGGAACAGGAAGATGTGGAACTTaaaaccagcacagccatcaACCCAGTGATGTTTTTGA from Falco rusticolus isolate bFalRus1 chromosome 22, bFalRus1.pri, whole genome shotgun sequence encodes the following:
- the LSM2 gene encoding U6 snRNA-associated Sm-like protein LSm2 isoform X1; this encodes MLFYSFFKSLVGKDVVVELKNDLSICGTLHSVDQYLNIKLTDISVTDPEKYPHMLSVKNCFIRGSVVRYVQLPADEVDTQLLQDAARKEALQQKQ
- the LSM2 gene encoding U6 snRNA-associated Sm-like protein LSm2 isoform X2, whose product is MLFYSFFKSLVGKDVVVELKNDLSICGTLHSVDQYLNIKLTDISVTDPEKYPHMLPADEVDTQLLQDAARKEALQQKQ